A stretch of the Fusarium musae strain F31 chromosome 2, whole genome shotgun sequence genome encodes the following:
- a CDS encoding hypothetical protein (BUSCO:EOG092632TF): MRFPFNVVHVSGNVLFAARGGKIHSFSLEDGSHISTWKHPDVDRVDAAVKAISDGILTEKPVTKTHTAEEEDGGGPPAKRQRTEEPKDEAAPTKPEGQEDTQISEETKSKGKKKGGKKSKNRQNQQRAKDHNISRVPDRPVITHLTSTLDGSCILAITGHDKAIWVFENDGKGSINQISKRTLPKRPSDVVIGQDSQVLVADKFGDVYSLPLLYDPTLQTASTPAPAKPAYKPSANTTTVHSKRNLRALQEQQRQMELSSRTKNDSNSKAEGPDFEITLLLGHVSMLTALVIGESEGRRYILTADRDEHIRVSRYFPQSYVIEGFCFGHTEFISSMVIPASRGNVLVSGGGDEDLFVWDWKSNKLLSKISILSLAQNILPEITKVAVSGLYSLVYPHDGSDLVYILAICQDISAIFSWQLTKNHALNHPAIIQLPGKPLSLSIKPAKGNETPKIVAALDPSDSTQARSLAVYSLTMTDEKLATSTIASVDGDDIESTELDVDEKTVRSLLYNTESLRKQATEREEERGEEQVPEDQMMEEAGPAEEQ; encoded by the exons ATGAGATTCCCCTTCAACGTTGTCCACGTCAGTGGAAATGTTCTCTTTGCTGCTCGAGGAGGCAAGATTCATTCTTTTAGCCTTGAGGATGGATCTCACATCTCGACGTGGAAACATCCAGATGTTGACAGAGTAGACGCGGCAGTTAAGGCGATCTCAGATGGCATCTTAACTGAGAAGCCCGTGACAAAGACTCATAccgccgaggaagaagatgggggTGGACCGCCAGCTAAGAGGCAAAGAACTGAAGAGCCAAAAGATGAGGCAGCTCCAACCAAGCCAGAAGGCCAAGAGGATACTCAAATCTCGGAGGAAACGAAAAGcaagggaaaaaagaagggtggaaagaagagcaagaacagACAAAACCAGCAACGAGCAAAGGATCACAACATCTCACGCGTGCCCGATCGCCCAGTCATTACGCATCTGACAAGTACTCTTGATGGCTCCTGTATCTTGGCTATCACTGGACATGACAAGGCCATCTGGGTCTTTGAGAATGACGGGAAGGGCTCCATCAACCAAATCAGCAAACG AACTCTTCCCAAACGCCCTAGTGATGTCGTTATCGGACAAGACTCTCAGGTTCTTGTCGCTGATAAATTTGGAGACGTTTACTCTCTACCTCTCCTCTACGATCCTACTCTCCAAACAGCTTCAACCCCTGCCCCCGCCAAACCGGCCTATAAACCATCTGCCAATACTACAACCGTTCACTCGAAGCGCAACCTGCGAGCTCTTCAAGAGCAGCAAAGACAGATGGAGCTTTCTTCACGGACCAAAAACGACAGCAATTCTAAAGCCGAAGGTCCAGACTTTGAGATTACTCTATTGCTTGGCCATGTTTCTATGCTTACTGCACTCGTGATCGGCGAGAGTGAGGGTCGGCGATACATTCTTACTGCCGACCGTGATGAACATATTCGGGTTTCAAGATACTTTCCTCAGTCATATGTCATCGAGGGTTTCTGCTTCGGTCACACAGAGTTCATCAGCTCCATGGTCATTCCAGCCTCGCGTGGTAATGTTCTGGTGTcgggtggtggtgatgaggacTTGTTCGTCTGGGATTGGAAATCAAACAAGCTCCTCTCCAAAATCAGCATCTTGTCTCTAGCTCAAAATATATTGCCCGAGATTACAAAGGTAGCTGTGTCTGGGCTTTACAGCCTGGTATATCCACACGATGGCTCGGATCTTGTTTATATTCTTGCCATATGTCAGGA TATTTCGGCAATCTTTTCATGGCAACTCACCAAAAATCACGCCCTTAATCACCCAGCTATTATCCAGCTTCCCGGCAAGCCCCTCAGCCTCTCTATCAAGCCCGCCAAGGGCAATGAAACACCCAAGATTGTCGCTGCTCTGGACCCCAGCGATTCTACGCAAGCAAGAAGCCTGGCTGTCTACTCACTCACTATGACTGACGAGAAGCTCGCCACAAGTACCATAGCTTCGGTGGATGGCGACGATATCGAAAGCACTGAacttgatgtcgatgagaaAACCGTGAGGAGTCTTTTATATAACACTGAATCTCTAAGAAAACAAGCCACGGAacgggaagaagaaaggggTGAGGAGCAGGTGCCCGAAGACCAAATGATGGAAGAGGCTGGGCCTGCTGAGGAGCAATAG
- a CDS encoding hypothetical protein (EggNog:ENOG41~BUSCO:EOG09264G1I) — MGGKSENKANYFDKLKGLLEAYNSIFIVEVDNVSSQQMHEIRQALRSKGVVLMGKNTMVRRALKTFIPDSPEYERLLPHVKGNVGFVFTNDDLKEVRDIILANKVAAPARAGALAPADVWVPAGNTGMEPGKTSFFQALGVPTKIARGTIEITTDLKLVEAGSKVGPSEATLLNMLNISPFTYGMGISQVYDQGQSFPPSVLDVGEEQLLKTLSQAITTIATISLALNFPTLPSVLHSVVNSYKKVLAVAISTEITWPEIEELKDRIANPDAYASAAPAAAASGGAAAPAETEKKDESEEEDEDEEGFGGLFD, encoded by the exons ATGGGGGGTAAGTCTGAGAACAAGGCCAACTAtttcgacaagctcaagggctTGCTCGAGGCCTacaactccatcttcatcgttgaGGTTGACAATGTCAGCTCCCAGCAGATGCACGAGATCCGACAGGCTCTCCGAAGCAAGGGTGTCGTCCTCATGGGCAAGAACACCATG GTTCGCCGAGCCTTGAAGACCTTCATCCCCGACTCCCCCGAGTACGAGCGTCTCCTCCCCCACGTCAAGGGCAACGTTGGTTTCGTCTTCACCAACGACGACCTTAAGGAGGTCCGTGACATCATCCTCGCCAACAAGGTTGCTGCTCCTGCTCGTGCCGGTGCTCTCGCCCCCGCCGATGTCTGGGTTCCTGCTGGAAACACTGGTATGGAACCTGGCAAGACCTCTTTCTTCCAGGCCCTCGGTGTCCCCACCAAGATTGCCCGTGGTACCATTGAAATCACCACTGATCTCAAGCTCGTTGAGGCCGGCTCCAAGGTCGGTCCCTCCGAGGCCACGCTCCTCAACATGCTTAACATCTCTCCTTTCACCTACGGCATGGGTATCTCTCAGGTCTACGACCAGGGACAGTCTTTCCCTCCCAGCGTCCTCGATGTCGGTGAGGAGCAGCTCCTCAAGACTCTGTCTCAGGCTATCACCACCATTGCCACCATCTCTCTGGCATTGAACTTCCCCACTTTGCCATCTGTTCTGCACTCGGTTGTCAACAGCTACAAGAAGGTTCTTGCTGTTGCGATCTCCACCGAGATCACATGGCCCGAGATCGAGGAGCTGAAGGACCGCATTGCCAACCCCGACGCTTATGCTTCCGCCGCtcctgccgctgccgcttcCGGTGGCGCTGCCGCCCCTGCTgagactgagaagaaggacgagtccgaggaggaggatgaggacgaggagggcTTCGGCGGTCTTTT CGACTAA
- a CDS encoding hypothetical protein (EggNog:ENOG41): MLKFDNCVLLTRVGGFYELYFEHAEEYGPLLNIKVANKRTNAGLVPMAGFPFFQLDRFLKILVQDLGRHVAIAEEYPNSPTAKVRSGGLMHDRRVARIITPGTLIDENFMDPYANNYVMAIHIDTGIKATNTVTDVKTVIGRVAGSEGGLAGHEPESDHPSPSAVDVGVGRRAGQSRGFQDTMSLGLAWLDLSTGYFCTQEANLASLPTLLSRLCPRELLLDQALQSCPDNGLSDLLTEDRHIISYAPCPHDSLLFHPENWTPMLECALTKHEASAFSPAEVHAAGFLLGYVKDRLQGMSMKLQPPLRNKDMQIMAVDKNSMRALEIKQTIRDGVFRGSLLHAIRRTVTKSGARLLNEWLSAPSTSLELITSRQDLVARFIDDVNLSDSVILLLRRSHDSQRLVQKFTLGRGDANDLLDLASTIDATRDVVNLLKNANAAPRKSEHHCLTSLLSRISLTQPLKLSQRIRDAIDEEGIVSQHDAQESEASQMLALAEIVVSNEGSQDDAASLPKGKRKRPVSLRDYYAEENGAWIMRPAASPNLANLHTDLASLTEEKATLNETLRQRFNAPSLSLKWTPGLGHIAHIKGKDARNLADVQALSSSRSTRSFHISEWTLLGQRMDQVRAQIRAEEQAVFYTLRELVVKNLVKLRRNATVLDELDITTSFAKLAREQNLVRPVLNNTTIHTVIGGRHPTVEGGLYEQGRSFVRNDCLVGSPTDGRIWLITGPNMAGKSTFLRQNALITILAQIGCYVPASYAELGIVDAVFSRVGSADNLYRDQSTFMVEMLETATILKQATPRSFVIMDEIGRGTTPEDGTAVAFACLHHLATVNQCRTLFATHFHTVADLAQEEGLRSAETGVVQTYCTNVVEDGEGGFFYNHKLQRGINRQSHALKVARLAGLPDRAIEVAKRALKQDDFI; the protein is encoded by the exons ATGCTCAAGTTTGATAATTGTGTGTTGCTGACTCGGGTGGGCGGTTTCTACGAGCTCTACTTTGAGCACGCTGAGGAGTACGGGCCCCTGTTGAACATCAAGGTAGCTAACAAAAGGACAAATGCTGGCCTTGTCCCCATG GCAGGTTTCCCCTTCTTCCAGCTCGATCGTTTCCTTAAAATCCTCGTTCAAGATCTCGGTCGCCATGTCGCGATCGCTGAGGAGTATCCAAACTCTCCCACAGCAAAAGTCAGATCAGGCGGGTTGATGCATGATCGTCGAGTTGCTCGTATCATTACCCCCGGAACTCTAATAGACGAGAATTTTATGGATCCATATGCCAACAACTACGTGATGGCGATTCATATTGACACAGGCATCAAAGCCACAAATACCGTCACTGATGTTAAGACCGTTATCGGCCGAGTGGCAGGCTCAGAAGGAGGACTAGCGGGCCATGAACCCGAATCAGACcacccatcaccatcagctgTTGACGTTGGCGTTGGCCGACGTGCTGGACAGTCTCGGGGGTTCCAAGACACCATGTCACTCGGCCTAGCCTGGCTTGATCTCTCGACCGGCTACTTCTGCACCCAAGAAGCCAATCTTGCATCTTTACCAACGCTATTGTCCCGACTATGCCCGCGCGAGCTTCTCCTAGACCAGGCTCTGCAGTCTTGCCCTGACAATGGCCTATCCGACCTCCTCACTGAGGATCGCCACATCATCTCATACGCACCCTGCCCGCATGATTCTTTGCTGTTTCATCCGGAAAACTGGACGCCCATGCTAGAGTGTGCCCTAACTAAACATGAGGCATCCGCCTTCTCACCAGCTGAGGTACACGCTGCCGGCTTCCTTCTTGGTTATGTCAAGGATCGACTTCAAGGCATGAGTATGAAGTTGCAACCTCCGCTAAGAAACAAAGACATGCAGATCATGGCTGTTGATAAAAATAGCATGCGTGCTCTTGAGATCAAGCAAACCATTCGTGATGGTGTGTTCCGGGGTAGTTTGCTACATGCCATTCGTCGCACTGTTACTAAAAGCGGTGCTCGACTCCTCAACGAGTGGCTGAGTGCACCGTCCACGtctcttgagctcatcacTAGTAGACAAGACCTCGTCGCCCGCTTCATCGACGATGTAAACCTAAGTGACTCCGTAATCCTCTTGTTGCGTAGGAGTCACGACTCTCAGCGACTTGTTCAGAAATTCACACTTGGCCGTGGCGATGCTAATGACCTCCTCGATCTGGCCAGTACCATCGATGCGACCAGGGATGTCGTGAATCTCTTGAAGAATGCCAACGCTGCACCTCGCAAGTCAGAGCACCACTGCCTGACTTCATTGTTATCTCGAATCAGTCTCACGCAGCCCCTGAAACTTTCCCAGCGCATCAGAGATGCAATCGATGAAGAAGGTATTGTGTCACAGCATGACGCCCAAGAGTCCGAGGCCAGCCAGATGTTAGCCCTTGCTGAGATTGTCGTTAGCAACGAAGGTTCGCAGGACGATGCGGCATCTCTTCCTAAGGGCAAGCGAAAACGGCCCGTCAGTCTTCGGGATTATTACGCCGAAGAGAATGGAGCCTGGATCATGAGACCTGCTGCGAGCCCAAACTTGGCAAATCTTCACACTGATCTCGCGTCTTTGACAGAAGAGAAAGCGACACTCAACGAAACCCTCCGCCAAAGATTCAATGCTCCTAGTCTATCCCTCAAGTGGACACCCGGCCTTGGCCACATTGCACATATCAAGGGCAAAGACGCTCGAAATCTTGCTGATGTACAAGCTCTGTCCTCGAGTCGTTCCACACGATCTTTTCACATCTCCGAATGGACACTTCTCGGGCAGCGTATGGACCAAGTTCGTGCTCAGATTCGTGCTGAAGAACAAGCCGTGTTCTACACCCTTCGAGAACTTGTCGTCAAAAATCTTGTCAAGCTGCGCCGCAATGCCACCgtccttgatgaacttgacatcACGACTTCCTTCGCTAAGTTGGCTCGCGAGCAGAACCTCGTCCGGCCCGTTCTGAACAACACGACTATTCATACCGTTATAGGCGGCAGACATCCCACTGTTGAGGGAGGCCTATATGAGCAGGGTCGAAGCTTTGTGAGGAACGACTGTCTGGTTGGATCGCCAACTGACGGCCGGATCTGGCTGATCACAGGTCCCAACATGGCCGGCAAAAGTACGTTTTTACGCCAGAATGCTCTCATCACGATCTTGGCCCAGATCGGCTGCTACGTGCCTGCATCATACGCAGAATTGGGGATTGTGGATGCTGTCTTTAGCCGAGTGGGCTCAGCTGACAACCTCTACCGCGATCAAAGCACATTCATGGTTGAGATGCTGGAAACAGCAACGATCCTCAAGCAGGCAACACCGCGGTCTTTCGTCATAATGGATGAAATCGGCCGGGGAACCACGCCAGAGGACGGCACAGCTGTCGCCTTCGCATGCCTGCATCACCTCGCGACCGTCAACCAATGCCGCACCCTTTTTGCGACACACTTCCACACTGTGGCTGACTTagctcaagaagagggatTGCGTTCAGCCGAGACAGGTGTAGTTCAGACATATTGCACCAATGTAGTCGAGGATGGCGAGGGAGGTTTCTTCTACAACCACAAACTTCAGAGAGGTATTAACCGACAGAGTCATGCACTGAAAGTCGCAAGGCTTGCTGGGCTACCGGATCGAGCTATTGAGGTAGCCAAACGTGCCTTGAAGCAAGATGACTTCATATAG
- a CDS encoding hypothetical protein (EggNog:ENOG41) codes for MAAMMSSVNPFTPVTPPPEIHSFPKLPAQRPLQNNLKRKASMQEPFSGLAGLNTPTMMAPPPPPTSQPRMSSSPNRSSGPSSSSTPQSSESTTPELPSIAGANLDPKYLAMVSRIAAYYQQRCQAVANYQQQRCQAWANMHRQKCQDMMQASMLVVAWYVRDRIQRRRRREKRHFRSGLRRRTDQNKIARTEVVRRWVKQIPEGSESPNEPLNVQLADREEAEFSMDRETQPDKDTKLFEMADNLIKSQYKKIEVPIMGVLNFDESDNDSESDLDEPEPEQYDEMDEAEDLAEDDEYYEVEDDELYDDEDEIEYTGDGASEVVHHGTGTGSGSRNNNLSETS; via the coding sequence ATGGCGGCTATGATGTCGTCTGTTAACCCCTTTACACCGGTGACCCCCCCACCGGAGATCCACTCCTTTCCTAAACTTCCTGCCCAAAGGCCTTTACAGAACAACCTAAAACGAAAGGCATCGATGCAAGAACCCTTCAGTGGCCTGGCAGGCCTCAACACTCCCACGATGAtggctcctcctccccctccgACTTCACAACCTAGAATGTCCTCGTCGCCAAACCGCAGTTCTGGGCCTAGCTCCAGTAGCACTCCTCAGTCCAGCGAGTCAACAACCCCCGAACTTCCCAGCATCGCCGGTGCCAATCTCGATCCAAAGTATCTCGCCATGGTTTCTCGTATCGCTGCTTATTACCAGCAGAGGTGTCAGGCTGTTGCCAACTACCAACAGCAACGATGCCAGGCTTGGGCCAACATGCATAGACAAAAGTGTCAAGATATGATGCAGGCGTCTATGTTGGTTGTCGCTTGGTATGTGAGAGATCGCATCCAGCGCAGGCGAAGAAGGGAGAAGCGCCATTTCAGATCCGGCTTGAGACGCAGGACAGACCAGAATAAAATCGCACGGACTGAGGTCGTTCGTCGCTGGGTTAAGCAGATCCCCGAAGGATCTGAGTCACCCAACGAGCCCCTCAACGTTCAGCTTGCCGACCGCGAAGAGGCCGAGTTCTCCATGGATCGTGAGACGCAGCCGGACAAGGACACCAAGCTATTCGAGATGGCCGACAACCTTATAAAGAGCCAGTACAAGAAGATTGAAGTTCCTATAATGGGTGTACTCAACTTTGATGAAAGCGACAATGACAGCGAGAGTGACCTGGatgagccagagccagagcagTACGACGAGATGGACGAAGCCGAGGACTTGGCTGAAGACGACGAATACTACGAagtggaagatgatgagctgtacgacgatgaggacgaaaTCGAATACACAGGGGATGGTGCTTCAGAGGTTGTTCACCATGGCACAGGGACTGGCTCAGGCAGCCGAAACAATAACTTGAGTGAAACCTCATAA